A single genomic interval of Lathyrus oleraceus cultivar Zhongwan6 chromosome 7, CAAS_Psat_ZW6_1.0, whole genome shotgun sequence harbors:
- the LOC127106005 gene encoding berberine bridge enzyme-like 17, with translation MGKSSFLLTTLTIVMFISSAISQSPIQNFLNCLSHNSHASEVTYTPNNTSFSTILNMKIQNKRFKTATTSKPLAIITAKDASHVQATVKCAKSNNIQIRIRSGGHDYEGYSYVSDVPFVIIDLFNINSVDINLQDETAWVEAGATLGKIYYNIAKKSNSLAFPAGVCFSLGAGGHFSGGGYGNLLRKFGLSVDNIIDANIVDVNGNILDRKSMGEDLFWAIRGGGGASFGVILSWKLKLVQVPPQVTVFNVKRNVDEGATDVVYRWQIVAPKLHKDLFIRLEPNIAQIGKEGKTDVQVSFIGQFLGTIERLLPLISDSFPELGLKKSDCLSMPWVNTTLFWYSNPIGTPLEALLDEPKEPETTYSKSQSDYVKRPISREGLESIWKKMIEGGSLFMQWNPYGGRMEEILPSETPFPHRAGNLFKIQYLNYWTDESSEQRHMNISRSFHEFMTPYVSNSPREAFLNYRDADIGANHPSNTTNIDIARTYGSKYFKENFKRLVTVKNKVDPENFFRYEQSIPTRTY, from the coding sequence ATGGGGAAATCATCTTTTCTCTTGACAACCTTAACAATTGTCATGTTTATTTCATCAGCAATATCACAATCACCCATTCAAAATTTTCTCAATTGTCTTTCTCATAATTCTCATGCTTCTGAAGTCACTTATACACCAAACAACACCTCATTCTCAACCATACTTAACATGAAGATACAAAATAAGAGATTTAAAACAGCAACAACATCGAAGCCTTTGGCAATTATAACCGCAAAAGATGCTTCTCATGTCCAAGCAACAGTTAAATGTGCAAAGAGTAACAATATTCAAATCCGAATCCGAAGTGGCGGCCATGATTACGAAGGTTACTCATATGTATCAGATGTGCCTTTTGTTATAATTGACTTGTTTAATATCAATTCAGTTGATATCAATTTACAAGATGAAACAGCATGGGTTGAAGCCGGTGCAACACTTGGTAAGATATATTATAACATTGCAAAGAAAAGCAATTCTCTTGCTTTTCCAGCTGGGGTTTGTTTTTCTTTAGGTGCTGGTGGTCATTTTTCAGGTGGTGGCTATGGAAATTTGTTGAGAAAATTTGGTCTTTCTGTTGATAATATAATTGATGCGAATATCGTTGATGTCAATGGTAACATCCTTGACAGAAAATCAATGGGAGAAGATCTCTTTTGGGCTATAAGAGGTGGTGGTGGTGCTAGTTTTGGTGTTATTCTTTCATGGAAACTCAAATTGGTTCAAGTTCCTCCACAAGTTACTGTTTTCAATGTGAAAAGGAATGTGGATGAAGGTGCAACTGATGTTGTTTACAGATGGCAAATAGTTGCACCAAAGTTGCATAAAGATCTTTTCATTAGATTGGAACCTAATATTGCTCAAATTGGTAAAGAAGGTAAAACAGACGTGCAAGTTAGTTTTATCGGTCAATTTTTAGGGACAATTGAAAGACTATTACCTTTGATAAGTGACAGTTTCCCTGAATTAGGATTGAAAAAAAGTGATTGTCTTTCAATGCCTTGGGTTAATACCACTCTTTTTTGGTATAGTAACCCAATTGGTACTCCCCTTGAAGCATTGTTAGATGAACCAAAAGAACCTGAAACAACTTATTCCAAAAGTCAATCAGATTATGTGAAGAGGCCTATTTCAAGGGAAGGTTTAGAATCTATATGGAAAAAAATGATTGAAGGTGGAAGTTTGTTTATGCAATGGAATCCTTATGGCGGAAGAATGGAAGAGATATTGCCATCAGAAACACCGTTTCCTCATAGGGCTGGAAATTTGTTCAAGATTCAATATCTTAATTATTGGACTGATGAATCTTCCGAGCAACGTCATATGAATATTTCAAGGTCTTTTCATGAATTTATGACGCCCTATGTTTCAAATTCTCCGAGGGAGGCATTCCTCAACTATAGAGATGCTGATATTGGTGCCAATCATCCAAGTAATACAACCAACATTGACATTGCTAGAACTTATGGAAGCAAGTATTTTaaagaaaattttaaaagacTAGTTACCGTGAAAAACAAAGTTGATCCCGAGAATTTTTTCAGATATGAACAAAGTATACCTACTAGGACATATTAA